In the genome of Phycisphaerales bacterium, one region contains:
- a CDS encoding flagellar basal body L-ring protein FlgH — translation MNASPWITMSARVALALLVLGLAAPALAQRNSLFGGPAPEGPRPSPTTQPARGPGGTKEHATWQASLAAERIKPRPNGTLLRVSPFAVEVPEPEKVKVHDLVTIIVRESKSATTDGKMESNKNWSFDTELSKWIRLSGVAGLVPAQFPEGNPAALFDFKNKYGGDGKYDRKDELTTRVTARVVDVKPNGNLVLEASKVIEIDEEGFTITLTGECRAIDITPQNTVLSTQMAAPEIKVKHAGIVRDATRRGWLMRGLDLFRPF, via the coding sequence ATGAACGCTTCACCTTGGATCACAATGTCGGCACGTGTCGCTCTCGCCCTCCTGGTGCTCGGCCTTGCGGCGCCGGCCCTTGCCCAGCGGAACTCCCTCTTTGGCGGTCCGGCGCCCGAAGGTCCGCGGCCGAGTCCGACGACCCAGCCCGCGCGCGGCCCGGGCGGTACCAAGGAGCACGCCACTTGGCAGGCCTCGCTCGCGGCGGAACGGATCAAGCCCCGTCCGAACGGCACTCTGTTGCGCGTCTCACCGTTCGCGGTAGAAGTGCCCGAGCCGGAGAAGGTCAAGGTCCACGACCTGGTCACGATCATCGTGCGCGAGAGCAAGAGCGCGACGACCGACGGCAAGATGGAATCAAACAAGAACTGGAGCTTTGACACGGAGCTGTCCAAGTGGATCCGCCTCAGCGGCGTAGCCGGACTCGTCCCTGCGCAGTTTCCCGAGGGCAACCCGGCCGCACTGTTCGACTTCAAGAACAAGTACGGCGGTGATGGAAAGTACGACCGCAAGGACGAGCTGACGACGCGGGTCACGGCGCGGGTCGTGGACGTAAAGCCAAATGGCAACCTCGTTCTCGAAGCCAGCAAAGTCATTGAGATCGACGAGGAGGGCTTCACCATCACGCTTACGGGCGAGTGCCGCGCCATCGATATCACGCCGCAGAACACCGTGTTGAGTACACAGATGGCGGCGCCGGAGATCAAGGTCAAGCACGCGGGCATCGTCCGCGATGCGACCCGCCGCGGTTGGCTGATGCGGGGATTGGACCTGTTCCGGCCGTTCTAG
- the flgG gene encoding flagellar basal-body rod protein FlgG, with amino-acid sequence MAITALHTAATGMQALSTKIDVIANNIANADTVGFKAARANFQDLLYQLRQQPGVQTSDESESPLGTQIGLGVALSNTQTLFKQGSAIPSGEPLDAMIQGDGFFQVELPGGGTGYTRAGNWIRNSEGELVLGHSFGYRLKDSPTIPDDVPRDRIGISSDGRIIATMPDGTAQELGQIELARFVNPSGLLHEGANIFTATLASGEPIEGTAGTDGRGQIMGGHLEQSTTEAVAELVELIKAQRVFQMNSQTIQAADESLRTIASLRR; translated from the coding sequence ATGGCGATTACCGCACTTCACACCGCCGCGACCGGCATGCAGGCGCTGTCGACCAAGATCGACGTGATCGCCAACAACATTGCGAATGCGGACACCGTCGGTTTCAAGGCCGCGCGGGCGAACTTCCAGGACCTGCTGTACCAGTTGCGGCAGCAGCCGGGCGTGCAGACCAGCGACGAAAGTGAATCGCCACTGGGTACGCAGATCGGCCTGGGTGTGGCCTTGAGCAATACCCAGACGCTATTCAAGCAGGGTTCGGCGATCCCGAGCGGCGAACCCCTCGACGCGATGATTCAGGGGGATGGTTTCTTCCAGGTCGAGTTGCCGGGCGGCGGCACGGGCTATACGCGGGCCGGCAACTGGATCCGCAATTCGGAAGGTGAGCTCGTGCTGGGTCATAGCTTCGGCTACCGGCTGAAGGATTCGCCCACGATTCCGGACGATGTGCCGCGTGACCGCATCGGTATTTCGAGTGACGGCCGGATCATCGCCACGATGCCGGACGGCACCGCCCAGGAACTCGGTCAAATCGAACTGGCGCGCTTCGTGAATCCTTCTGGCCTGCTGCACGAGGGAGCCAACATCTTCACCGCCACGCTGGCTTCCGGTGAACCCATCGAGGGCACCGCCGGTACGGACGGGCGGGGGCAGATCATGGGCGGCCACCTCGAGCAAAGCACCACCGAAGCAGTAGCCGAGCTGGTGGAGCTGATCAAGGCCCAGCGCGTCTTCCAGATGAACTCCCAGACGATCCAGGCCGCAGACGAATCCCTGCGCACCATCGCGAGTTTGCGGCGTTAA
- the rlmN gene encoding 23S rRNA (adenine(2503)-C(2))-methyltransferase RlmN produces the protein MSRTGGRAAERLVPSYNPAMDHADVPPTDTTSPSRVHLLDLDPAGLRSLFETWGEPRYRADQVLDWIYVKGIERFEEMTNLSKGLRGHLIEHCLLYSGTVTAETISTDGTRKLLLTWPDGRSVESVWIPEAVRHTACISSQVGCPVGCRFCASGINGVQRNLTRGEIVEQALRVRRLVNTAAQAEEIPSDARLSNIVLMGMGEPLANYDAVLGAVRTINAPWGLNIGARKITLSTVGLPKQIRRLADEGLQLNLALSLHAPEENLRLELIPWGKVPIRELLDACAYYFDQTGREITLEYVLLDDVNMAPEHADALARIARRLRCNLNLLRYNPVEGLPFRRPSSESSYEFQRQLRDRGVNAHIRTSRGQDIDAACGQLRRRVVAGAGLGGTSEN, from the coding sequence GTGTCTCGCACGGGTGGCCGCGCCGCCGAACGACTGGTTCCGTCGTATAATCCCGCCATGGACCATGCCGATGTGCCACCCACGGATACGACGTCTCCGTCGCGCGTCCACCTGCTCGACCTCGACCCAGCCGGACTGCGCAGTCTGTTCGAGACCTGGGGTGAGCCGCGCTACCGCGCGGACCAGGTGCTCGACTGGATCTATGTGAAAGGTATCGAACGTTTCGAAGAGATGACCAACCTCTCGAAAGGTCTGCGGGGCCACCTGATCGAACACTGCCTGCTCTACAGCGGTACGGTCACTGCCGAGACCATTTCCACCGACGGCACGCGCAAGTTACTGCTGACCTGGCCCGACGGCCGCTCGGTAGAATCCGTCTGGATTCCCGAGGCCGTACGGCATACCGCTTGCATTTCCTCGCAGGTCGGCTGCCCGGTTGGCTGCCGGTTCTGCGCCAGCGGCATCAACGGCGTGCAGCGCAACCTGACCCGCGGCGAGATCGTGGAACAGGCCCTCCGCGTGCGTCGCCTCGTCAACACTGCTGCGCAGGCGGAGGAGATCCCATCCGATGCCCGCCTTTCGAACATTGTGCTGATGGGTATGGGCGAGCCACTCGCGAATTATGATGCCGTGCTTGGGGCTGTGCGGACCATCAATGCTCCCTGGGGGCTGAACATCGGGGCTCGCAAGATTACGCTCAGTACCGTTGGGCTGCCCAAGCAGATCCGCCGACTTGCGGATGAGGGGCTGCAACTCAACCTGGCGCTGTCGCTGCACGCGCCCGAAGAAAATCTGCGTCTGGAGCTGATTCCGTGGGGGAAGGTCCCCATTCGCGAACTGCTCGACGCATGTGCTTACTACTTCGACCAGACCGGTCGCGAGATTACACTGGAATATGTGCTTCTGGATGACGTCAACATGGCCCCCGAGCACGCCGATGCGCTCGCTCGCATCGCCCGCCGATTGCGCTGCAACCTGAACCTGCTGCGGTATAATCCGGTTGAGGGCTTGCCGTTTCGCCGTCCAAGCAGCGAGTCCAGCTACGAGTTTCAACGCCAACTGCGTGACCGCGGCGTTAATGCCCACATCCGAACCTCCCGCGGGCAGGATATCGACGCCGCCTGTGGCCAGCTTCGCCGTAGAGTCGTCGCCGGTGCCGGCTTGGGGGGCACGTCCGAAAACTGA
- a CDS encoding ABC transporter permease — MLPFEYAVRNLGRSPLRLFASVLGSALVVGLVLAASGFVRGMERSLSVSASPDNVILIRVGSEESIERSQLAAGSSTMVAGSVAGIRERLGVPYVSPEIHMALVVKTGPEDPRELDAILRGVTPTAFLVHPQVQIVAGRAPRPGEYELVVGQLVATRLGLAPQELELGRTLWFDQHAWTIVGRFQAPHTVMDAEIWVPLTDLQIATKRDSISCVVVTLDTAEFEDVAIFAAQRLDLEMTAIRESDYYGSLLKFYGPVRAMVWATALLIGLGGLFGGLNTMYAAFAARVRELGTLQTLGYSRQAIAVSFLQESLLATATGALLATFLALATLDGVAVRFSMGAFALLLDGPVVLGGLVAGAMLAIIGVLPPLWRCLRLPIVEALRTA, encoded by the coding sequence CTGTTGCCTTTCGAATACGCTGTGCGCAATCTCGGCCGCTCCCCGCTGCGACTTTTCGCAAGCGTATTGGGCAGCGCGCTGGTTGTGGGGCTTGTGCTCGCGGCCAGCGGCTTTGTCCGCGGCATGGAGCGCAGTCTCTCTGTCAGTGCCAGTCCCGACAACGTCATCCTGATTCGCGTCGGCAGCGAGGAGAGCATTGAGCGCAGCCAGCTCGCCGCGGGCTCGAGCACCATGGTGGCGGGTAGCGTGGCGGGCATCCGCGAGCGACTCGGCGTGCCCTACGTCTCCCCCGAAATCCACATGGCGCTGGTCGTGAAGACCGGCCCGGAGGACCCTCGTGAACTGGACGCGATCCTGCGCGGCGTGACCCCCACCGCGTTCCTCGTTCATCCGCAGGTGCAGATCGTCGCCGGCCGGGCACCGCGCCCCGGCGAGTATGAGCTGGTGGTTGGCCAGCTCGTGGCCACGCGCCTAGGTTTAGCGCCTCAGGAGCTGGAGCTCGGTCGCACGCTCTGGTTCGACCAGCACGCCTGGACGATCGTGGGTCGTTTTCAGGCGCCGCATACGGTGATGGACGCGGAAATCTGGGTCCCCCTCACCGACTTGCAGATCGCCACAAAGCGAGACAGCATCTCCTGTGTAGTGGTCACGCTGGATACCGCCGAGTTTGAGGATGTCGCCATCTTCGCAGCGCAGCGACTCGATCTGGAGATGACGGCCATCCGGGAGAGTGACTACTACGGCAGTTTGCTGAAGTTCTACGGCCCTGTGCGTGCGATGGTCTGGGCCACAGCGCTGCTCATCGGGCTGGGCGGGCTCTTCGGCGGCCTTAACACCATGTATGCGGCGTTCGCCGCCCGCGTGCGCGAATTGGGTACGCTACAGACGCTCGGTTATTCCCGTCAGGCAATTGCAGTGAGTTTTCTACAGGAATCGCTGCTCGCGACTGCGACCGGCGCGCTGCTGGCAACCTTCCTGGCGCTTGCGACGCTCGATGGCGTTGCGGTGCGCTTCTCGATGGGCGCATTCGCTCTGCTGCTGGACGGCCCGGTGGTACTCGGAGGACTGGTGGCCGGCGCCATGCTCGCCATCATCGGGGTCCTGCCACCGCTGTGGCGCTGTCTGCGTCTGCCGATTGTCGAAGCGCTCCGGACGGCGTAA
- a CDS encoding FtsX-like permease family protein encodes MFLFSAVQAMQAGVEAATRTSAEDTTLVVYRKDRYCPFTSRLPQSYEQQIGQIPGVVSVVPVQIVVSNCRASLDVVTFRGVQRESFVAAFVPGFELLGGSVQDWERRSDAVLIGETLARRRGFRVGDRFEAAGINVYVAGIIRSREPQDWNVAYTHLDFLQFQSGSRSGGIVTQFNVKVADPKYLDDVARAIDDRFAVDQDPTHTSPEKAFVARAASDIIEIVGFMRWLGWGCLLAVLALVGNAIVLSVQDRIREHAVYQTLGYPSHLIARLIVSEGLLVSLSGGLVGSALAVGFLRWRGLAMSVDGLSIPVQASPAVFLTGLGIACALGVVAGLIPAWQASRREIVACFRAV; translated from the coding sequence ATGTTCCTGTTCTCCGCGGTGCAGGCCATGCAGGCCGGTGTCGAAGCCGCCACCCGCACCAGCGCCGAGGACACGACGCTCGTCGTGTATCGCAAGGATCGTTACTGTCCTTTCACGAGTCGGTTACCACAGTCGTATGAGCAGCAGATCGGCCAGATTCCCGGTGTCGTAAGTGTCGTACCGGTCCAGATCGTGGTCAGCAACTGCCGCGCGAGTCTTGACGTGGTGACCTTCCGTGGAGTGCAGCGTGAGTCCTTCGTCGCGGCCTTTGTACCAGGGTTCGAACTGCTCGGTGGCTCCGTCCAGGACTGGGAACGGCGCAGCGATGCCGTCCTGATCGGTGAGACCCTGGCCCGCCGCCGCGGTTTCCGGGTCGGGGACCGGTTCGAAGCCGCCGGCATCAACGTGTACGTCGCCGGCATCATCCGCTCCCGCGAACCCCAGGACTGGAATGTGGCATATACCCACCTCGACTTCCTCCAGTTCCAGTCCGGGAGCCGTTCGGGCGGCATCGTGACACAGTTCAACGTCAAGGTCGCGGATCCCAAGTACCTCGACGATGTTGCCCGAGCCATCGACGACCGTTTTGCCGTGGATCAGGATCCGACCCACACCAGCCCCGAAAAGGCCTTCGTGGCGCGGGCCGCAAGCGACATCATCGAGATTGTTGGCTTTATGCGCTGGCTCGGCTGGGGGTGCCTGCTGGCGGTCCTGGCACTCGTCGGGAATGCCATTGTTCTGTCGGTGCAGGATCGTATCCGGGAGCACGCGGTGTACCAGACGCTTGGCTACCCAAGTCACCTCATCGCGCGCCTGATCGTGAGCGAGGGATTGCTCGTCAGTCTCAGTGGTGGACTGGTCGGCAGTGCACTGGCAGTCGGTTTCCTACGCTGGCGGGGGTTGGCGATGTCGGTGGACGGCCTCAGCATTCCTGTACAGGCCAGTCCGGCCGTCTTTCTGACCGGCCTGGGGATCGCTTGTGCGCTCGGTGTCGTAGCGGGTCTCATTCCGGCTTGGCAGGCCTCGCGACGCGAAATTGTGGCCTGTTTCCGGGCTGTCTAG
- a CDS encoding branched-chain amino acid aminotransferase: MTAITGPCATDRSDAGLPRADFDWSTLAFGYYRTDYNLRCLFRDGHWDQGTLTPDETLPIHMAATCLHYGQQCFEGLKAFETRTGEVVVFRVDENAKRMEHSCRKIHMAPVPHELFISAIERVVAANRRFVPPYGTGAALYIRPLVIGTGAQVGVKPASEFQFIVFVTPVGPYFKSGFKPVDLIVEEEYDRAAPNGVGDAKVGGNYAAGLRASLRAKERGYSEVLYLDAREKKYIDESGPANFFAITAEDQYITPESGSILASITNKSLIALAQEMGLRPQRRPVAVEELLGFREAGCCGTAAVITPVGSITWRDRKIVYSQDGHPGPRCAELYDKLRAVQVGDAPDTYGWLRRIPTS; the protein is encoded by the coding sequence ATGACCGCCATCACCGGACCCTGCGCCACCGATCGATCAGACGCTGGTCTCCCCCGCGCCGATTTCGATTGGAGCACGCTGGCGTTTGGGTACTATCGGACAGACTACAACCTCCGCTGCCTGTTCCGCGATGGGCACTGGGACCAGGGCACTCTCACGCCGGACGAAACGCTCCCAATCCATATGGCCGCCACTTGCCTGCACTACGGTCAACAGTGCTTCGAGGGTCTGAAGGCGTTCGAGACGCGCACCGGAGAGGTGGTCGTTTTCCGGGTCGACGAGAATGCCAAGCGGATGGAACACTCCTGCCGCAAGATCCACATGGCCCCGGTGCCGCACGAATTGTTTATCTCGGCGATTGAGCGTGTCGTTGCGGCCAACCGGCGGTTCGTCCCGCCCTACGGTACCGGGGCAGCGCTGTACATCCGCCCGCTGGTGATCGGTACGGGGGCCCAGGTCGGCGTGAAACCGGCGTCCGAGTTCCAGTTCATCGTATTTGTGACGCCGGTCGGGCCGTATTTCAAGAGCGGTTTCAAGCCGGTCGACCTGATCGTCGAGGAGGAGTACGACCGTGCCGCGCCTAACGGCGTCGGGGATGCCAAGGTGGGTGGAAACTATGCTGCCGGGCTGCGCGCCTCGCTCCGGGCCAAGGAACGCGGCTATTCCGAGGTGCTCTACCTCGACGCGCGCGAAAAGAAATACATCGACGAATCAGGACCCGCGAACTTCTTCGCGATCACGGCCGAAGACCAGTACATCACGCCCGAAAGCGGGTCCATCCTGGCGTCGATCACGAACAAGTCGCTGATTGCGCTGGCCCAGGAAATGGGACTGCGCCCACAGCGGCGACCGGTCGCCGTCGAGGAATTGCTCGGCTTCCGCGAAGCAGGCTGCTGCGGCACCGCGGCCGTCATCACGCCGGTAGGATCCATTACGTGGCGCGATCGCAAGATCGTCTACTCGCAGGATGGTCATCCCGGACCGCGTTGTGCGGAGTTGTACGACAAGCTGCGAGCCGTTCAGGTGGGTGATGCGCCGGATACCTACGGCTGGCTGCGGCGTATCCCGACGTCGTAA
- a CDS encoding redoxin domain-containing protein, producing the protein MKKAYQAYKDQGFEIIGISLDRQENALKNYIDTEKLDWLHIYDKDGRLAKKYGVQGIPQMYVIGRDGRVVSANARGAGIEAAVKRALAQKVEIEKPIDDEIERGLRTKLADADILRGQGKYAEAIRLYDEIGLAHPGRPTGKLANERARVLREDPEVRKQIETQSSEKYEREAEEGSAEWLKVARQMRNTGKPDLARRYYQRIMDNYPNSRVAKTAEEEMAKLPK; encoded by the coding sequence GTGAAGAAGGCGTACCAGGCGTACAAGGACCAGGGCTTTGAGATCATCGGTATTTCGCTCGATCGGCAGGAAAACGCGCTCAAGAACTACATCGACACCGAGAAACTGGACTGGCTGCACATCTACGACAAGGACGGCCGGCTCGCGAAGAAGTACGGCGTGCAGGGCATTCCCCAGATGTACGTCATCGGGCGTGATGGGCGCGTGGTGTCGGCCAACGCACGCGGCGCCGGTATCGAGGCAGCCGTGAAGCGGGCGCTTGCTCAAAAGGTCGAAATCGAGAAGCCGATCGACGACGAGATTGAGCGCGGCCTGCGGACCAAGCTCGCCGATGCGGACATACTGCGCGGCCAGGGTAAGTATGCCGAAGCCATCCGGTTGTATGACGAGATCGGCCTCGCCCATCCGGGTCGCCCCACGGGTAAACTGGCGAACGAGCGGGCACGGGTCTTGCGCGAGGATCCGGAGGTGCGCAAACAGATCGAAACGCAATCCTCGGAGAAGTACGAACGCGAGGCCGAGGAAGGCAGCGCCGAATGGCTGAAGGTGGCGCGGCAGATGCGCAACACCGGCAAGCCGGATCTGGCGCGGCGTTACTACCAGCGTATCATGGACAACTATCCGAACTCGCGAGTCGCCAAGACCGCGGAAGAGGAGATGGCGAAGCTGCCGAAGTAA
- a CDS encoding ABC transporter ATP-binding protein translates to MPLIECRQLTRTYTKGENLIKPLAELDLDVEEGDFLALMGPSGSGKTTLLNLIAGIDRPTAGSLRIAGHELTRMSRSQLAAWRSEYIGYIFQLYNLVPTLTAYENIELPLLLHKLGRRDRHRKVALALELVGLADRHDHYPRQLSGGQEQRVAIARAIVTDPKIIVADEPTGDLDAQSAKAILGLLARLNEELGKTLIMVTHDAHSAEYARQVLHLEKGRLVEAVASSAPIRQEVPS, encoded by the coding sequence ATGCCATTAATTGAATGCCGACAACTGACGCGGACCTATACCAAGGGCGAAAACCTCATCAAGCCGCTTGCGGAGCTCGATCTCGATGTCGAGGAAGGCGACTTCCTCGCACTGATGGGTCCGTCCGGCAGCGGCAAAACCACGTTGCTCAACCTGATCGCCGGCATCGACCGCCCGACCGCGGGCAGTCTGCGCATTGCCGGGCATGAGCTGACCCGGATGTCGCGCTCGCAGCTCGCCGCCTGGCGCAGCGAGTACATCGGCTACATCTTCCAGCTCTACAACCTCGTCCCGACACTGACTGCCTACGAAAACATCGAGCTGCCGCTCCTGCTGCATAAGCTCGGCCGCCGTGACCGGCATCGGAAGGTCGCACTGGCGCTGGAGCTCGTGGGCCTGGCCGATCGCCACGATCACTACCCGCGCCAACTCAGCGGTGGGCAGGAGCAGCGCGTCGCAATTGCCCGTGCCATCGTGACCGACCCGAAGATCATCGTGGCCGATGAGCCGACTGGTGATCTCGATGCCCAGTCCGCGAAGGCGATTCTCGGGTTGCTCGCCCGCCTCAACGAGGAGCTTGGCAAGACGCTCATCATGGTGACGCACGATGCGCACAGCGCGGAGTACGCTCGCCAGGTGCTGCACCTGGAGAAAGGCCGTCTGGTGGAAGCCGTGGCAAGTTCCGCTCCCATTCGCCAGGAGGTGCCCTCTTGA
- a CDS encoding efflux RND transporter periplasmic adaptor subunit, giving the protein MGSHTLVPPPRARWRTRILLPGAVFAATGLALLYAAGTALWPATPVEVVPVLQRSGVASEEPAGVTAADSGAPSVPSAGGATVQAPGWIEADPYSIAVTALADGIIAELLVLEGQSVSAGQVVARLVDDDARLALGRAVAELAAAEAQVASAAAQLAAAEADWEHPIELRRMLETAQAQYVQKQAELDRWPFELAQAEAEAEYAAAEYERVKPLHSAGRASDIELIRVQQAHAAQQAAVAMMQARRPILEAELQGLAAELRAAEENLRLRITDTRNVAEARAMAAQAAAARDAALVARDEAALRLERMEVRSPAAGIVMNRLKEPGSKLMLGGDEPRSAQVVRIYDPAKLQVRVDVPLVDAAKVGVGQPAEIVVDVLPERSFRGRVTRMVNEADISKNTLQVKVAIEQPAAELKPEMLARARFLSYGSVAGAPTVASAGLTVYAPLELLHRMGDDMAHAWVADVGRNVAVQRLVRLGATQEDGWVAVVDGLHPGDRLIANLTGLRDGQRIRVTGEAALARHGPDTGPRREHRPLGRH; this is encoded by the coding sequence GTGGGTTCCCATACCCTGGTACCACCGCCACGCGCGCGCTGGCGGACACGCATTCTGTTACCGGGGGCGGTTTTTGCTGCGACCGGCTTGGCGCTCCTCTATGCAGCAGGTACAGCGCTCTGGCCGGCGACGCCCGTTGAAGTGGTGCCCGTACTGCAACGCTCCGGGGTGGCGTCGGAAGAGCCCGCCGGGGTCACGGCGGCGGACAGCGGTGCGCCGTCTGTCCCAAGCGCCGGGGGGGCCACGGTCCAAGCCCCCGGCTGGATCGAGGCCGATCCGTATTCAATTGCCGTAACGGCCCTGGCCGACGGCATTATCGCGGAACTGCTCGTGCTGGAGGGGCAATCCGTCAGCGCCGGGCAAGTGGTCGCCCGTCTTGTGGACGACGATGCTCGGCTGGCACTTGGCCGCGCGGTGGCCGAACTGGCTGCGGCCGAGGCCCAGGTTGCCAGCGCCGCCGCGCAACTGGCGGCGGCCGAGGCCGACTGGGAGCACCCGATCGAACTGCGCCGGATGCTTGAGACGGCGCAGGCACAGTACGTCCAGAAGCAGGCGGAACTGGATCGTTGGCCGTTCGAGCTGGCGCAGGCCGAGGCCGAGGCCGAGTATGCGGCGGCTGAGTACGAGCGTGTGAAGCCGTTGCATTCCGCCGGGCGTGCCAGTGACATCGAACTCATCCGTGTCCAGCAGGCGCATGCCGCCCAACAGGCCGCGGTTGCGATGATGCAGGCCCGCCGCCCGATTCTCGAAGCGGAACTACAAGGGCTTGCCGCCGAGTTGCGGGCGGCGGAGGAGAATCTGCGTCTCCGCATCACGGACACGCGTAACGTCGCGGAAGCTCGTGCCATGGCCGCACAGGCGGCGGCCGCACGAGATGCCGCCCTAGTCGCGCGTGATGAGGCCGCCCTGCGACTCGAACGCATGGAAGTGCGCTCGCCGGCCGCCGGCATCGTGATGAATCGCCTCAAGGAACCGGGTTCTAAGTTGATGCTGGGCGGCGATGAGCCCCGCTCGGCGCAGGTCGTGCGGATCTACGATCCTGCGAAGCTGCAGGTGCGCGTGGATGTGCCGCTGGTCGATGCCGCCAAGGTCGGGGTGGGGCAACCGGCGGAGATCGTCGTCGATGTGCTGCCCGAGCGTTCGTTCCGCGGAAGGGTGACACGCATGGTGAACGAGGCAGACATTTCGAAAAATACACTGCAAGTCAAAGTCGCAATTGAGCAGCCAGCCGCGGAATTGAAACCCGAGATGCTCGCGCGGGCGCGGTTCCTGAGTTACGGTAGCGTCGCCGGCGCCCCTACCGTGGCAAGCGCGGGGCTGACCGTGTACGCGCCGCTCGAATTGTTGCACCGCATGGGTGACGACATGGCGCATGCCTGGGTGGCCGACGTGGGTCGGAACGTGGCCGTACAACGGCTCGTGCGACTGGGGGCGACCCAGGAGGACGGCTGGGTAGCGGTGGTGGATGGACTACATCCCGGTGACCGGTTGATCGCAAATTTGACGGGACTGCGCGATGGCCAGCGGATACGTGTGACGGGCGAGGCGGCGCTTGCACGCCATGGGCCGGACACCGGTCCGCGCCGCGAGCACCGACCACTGGGGAGGCATTGA
- the flgA gene encoding flagellar basal body P-ring formation protein FlgA, protein MKMRNALILLTALLGTGGAAWAEEGLQRLRLMSRAEISGPIPTLADVLVLEVAREELRTALAAAPLLPGTGEQMPPLITHAQVMARLDAIGINLARVLVSGAMECTLVRVRPVDATGNVTAPLLRNPREDVGDLDMPTLADVLRAHVDAELRALGGHADLRFEGASQQYLRLTTPPWEFSISSRDRSPLGLRTFRVLIRRAGHAQRRIEILAHVRLVRQVAVAARPLNPGNALRREDLTLKPQTFDDATALGFATREELVGLQIRKFTPIGELITADVVKAAPLVARSRPVTVMNESGGVRLQLSGIALDSGGFGDAVRVRLGHERNSRRIVDGVVTALGTVRLVSSNDS, encoded by the coding sequence ATGAAAATGAGGAACGCACTCATCCTGCTCACGGCGCTGCTGGGGACCGGCGGCGCCGCCTGGGCCGAGGAGGGGTTGCAGCGCCTGCGACTCATGAGCCGGGCTGAAATCAGCGGTCCGATTCCAACGCTCGCGGATGTGCTGGTGCTCGAAGTGGCGCGTGAGGAGCTGCGCACAGCGCTGGCAGCCGCTCCGCTCCTCCCCGGCACGGGCGAGCAGATGCCGCCGCTGATTACGCACGCCCAAGTCATGGCCCGGCTGGATGCGATCGGAATCAACCTCGCCCGTGTCCTTGTCAGCGGTGCCATGGAGTGCACACTGGTGCGTGTCCGCCCGGTGGATGCTACCGGCAATGTCACCGCCCCCCTGCTTCGCAACCCGCGCGAAGACGTGGGCGACCTGGACATGCCGACGCTCGCAGACGTGCTGCGGGCACACGTCGACGCGGAGCTGCGGGCACTCGGCGGCCATGCCGACCTGCGCTTCGAGGGTGCCAGCCAGCAGTACCTGCGCCTCACGACACCCCCGTGGGAGTTCTCCATCAGTTCACGAGACCGCAGTCCACTCGGCTTGCGCACGTTTCGGGTGCTGATTCGCCGCGCTGGCCACGCCCAGCGCCGCATCGAGATCCTCGCACACGTCCGCCTGGTTCGGCAGGTGGCGGTAGCGGCCCGCCCCCTGAACCCGGGAAACGCATTGCGGCGGGAGGATCTCACCCTGAAACCACAGACCTTCGATGACGCCACGGCGCTTGGTTTTGCCACGCGCGAGGAACTCGTCGGCCTGCAGATTCGCAAATTCACGCCCATCGGCGAACTGATCACTGCGGACGTGGTGAAAGCGGCGCCGCTGGTTGCACGCTCGCGGCCCGTCACCGTCATGAATGAGTCGGGTGGCGTGCGGCTGCAACTGAGCGGGATTGCGCTCGACTCGGGCGGTTTCGGCGACGCGGTCCGGGTCCGGCTCGGCCACGAGCGAAACAGTCGGCGCATCGTAGACGGCGTGGTCACAGCGCTGGGGACCGTGCGGCTGGTTTCTTCCAACGACTCCTGA